The following proteins come from a genomic window of Panicum hallii strain FIL2 chromosome 8, PHallii_v3.1, whole genome shotgun sequence:
- the LOC112902293 gene encoding probable alpha-mannosidase At5g13980 — MGPVRLALLAVVALAAAGEAVYIPYNTSAGVAAGKLNVHVVPHTHDDVGWLKTVDQYYVGSNNSIQGACVQNVLDSLIPALLKDENRKFIYVEQAFFQRWWRNQNDMIKDTVKGLISSGRLELINGGMCMHDEAAVHYIDMIDQTTLGHKFIKEEFGQIPRIGWQIDPFGHSAVQAYLLGAEVGFDAFYFFRIDYQDRDTRKGTKELEVVWRGSKSFGSSADIFAGIFPKNYEPPPGDFYFEVDDDSPVVQDDPLLFDYNVEERVNDFVAAALAQANITRTNHIMFTMGTDFKYQYAESWFRNMDKLIHYVNKDGRINALYSTPSIYTDAKYAANEQWPLKTNDFFPYADNPNAYWTGYFTSRPALKRYVRMMSGYYLAARQLEFFKGKSKSGPTTDYLGDALALAQHHDAVTGTEKQHVANDYAKRLSIGYTRAQELVSTSLACLTELGSKSHCSSPTTKFSQCLLLNVTFCPPSEMDFSKGKGLVVLVYNSLGWKREDILRVPVFSDSIVVHDSEGREVESQLLPIASASLNIRDKHVKAYLGTSPGAKPKFWLAFPVSVPPLGFNTYFVSSMKKSASVSSKSTIYSSQGSEDSNLQVGQGNLKLQYNAAGALSLYSDSKTLIEANFEQKYKYYIGQDGNGSDPQASGAYIFRPNGTVPIKTDSQVPLTVLRGPIVDEVHQQINSWIYQITRVYKRKDYVETEFIVGPVPTDDGNGKEVATEIVTNMVTNKTFYTDSSGRDFIKRIRDYRSEWKIEVHQPIAGNYYPVNLGIYVEDGNKELSVLVDRSVGGSSIKDGQIELMLHRRLLHDDGRGVAEALDETVCLNNQCEGLIIEGKYYLKIDPQGEGARWRRTFGQEIYSPLLLAFSEQDGGNWANSHIPKFSAMDPTYSLPDNVALLTLQELEDGSVLLRFAHLYEAGEHKDLSALASVDLKRVFPDKKIGKIIETSLSANQERAAMEKKRLKWKVQGPEADEKVVRGGPVDPAKLVVELGPMEIRTFIVSFERSISGKQLL, encoded by the exons ATGGGCCCCGTCCGACTcgccctcctcgccgtcgtcgcgcTGGCCGCCGCGGGCGAGGCGGTGTACATCCCCTACAACACGTCGGCGGGGGTGGCGGCCGGGAAGCTCAACGTGCACGTGGTCCCGCACACCCACGACGACGTCGGGTGGCTCAAGACCGTCGACCAGTACTACGTCGGATCCAACAACTCCATCCAG GGGGCATGTGTGCAGAACGTTCTGGATTCGCTCATCCCGGCCCTGCTCAAGGACGAGAACCGCAAGTTCATCTATGTCGAGCAG GCATTCTTCCAGAGATGGTGGAGGAACCAGAACGACATGATCAAGGATACTGTGAAGGGGCTCATCAGCTCTGGACGGTTGGAATTGAT CAATGGGGGCATGTGCATGCACGATGAGGCCGCTGTGCACTACATCGACATGATTGATCAGACTACGCTCGGGCACAAGTTCATCAAGGAGGAGTTTGGTCAGATTCCACGGATTGGCTGGCAGATTGATCCATTTGGCCACTCTGCGGTTCAGGCATACCTTCTTGGTGCAGAA GTAGGATTTGATGCTTTCTATTTCTTCCGGATTGATTACCAAGATCGTGATACTCGAAAGGGAACGAAGGAACTTGAGGTTGTATGGAGGGGCTCCAAGAGCTTTGGCTCATCAGCTGAT ATCTTTGCTGGCATCTTTCCGAAAAACTATGAACCACCTCCTGGTGACTTCTATTTTGAAGTTGATGACGATTCCCCTGTTGTCCAG GATGATCCCCTTCTTTTTGATTATAATGTTGAAGAACGAGTAAATGATTTTGTTGCTGCAGCTCTAGCACAG GCAAATATCACGAGGACAAACCATATCATGTTTACAATGGGAACAGACTTCAAGTACCAATATGCAGAGAGTTGGTTCAGAAATATGGACAAATTAATTCACTATGTGAATAAG GATGGCCGTATCAATGCTCTTTATTCCACGCCTTCCATTTATACTGATGCAAAATATGCTGCAAACGAGCAATGGCCTCTCAAGACCAATGATTTCTTCCC ATATGCAGATAACCCTAATGCGTATTGGACAGGTTACTTCACAAGTAGACCTGCCTTAAAGCGATATGTCAGGATGATGAGTGGATATTACCTG GCAGCCCGGCAGCTGGAGTTCTTTAAAGGAAAAAGCAAATCAGGTCCAACAACAGATTATCTAGGTGATGCTCTAGCTCTTGCTCAGCATCATGATGCTGTTACAGGAACAGAGAAGCAACATGTCGCAAATGATTATGCCAAGAGATTGTCAATTGGATATACACGA GCCCAGGAGCTTGTTTCGACTTCTCTTGCTTGCTTAACTGAGTTGGGCTCCAAATCACATTGTTCTTCTCCAACAACAAAATTTTCACAA TGTCTTCTTCTAAACGTTACCTTTTGCCCTCCTTCCGAGATGGACTTTTCTAAAGGAAAAGGTTTG GTTGTTCTTGTGTACAACTCACTTGGCTGGAAACGAGAAGATATCCTTCGTGTGCCA GTTTTCAGCGATTCAATTGTGGTTCATGATTCTGAAGGAAGAGAAGTTGAATCACAACTTCTGCCTATAGCTAGTGCCTCACTAAACATACGGGACAAACATGTTAAGGCTTACCTAGGCACTTCACCAGGTGCAAAGCCCAAGTTTTGGCTTGCTTTTCCTGTGTCAGTACCGCCTCTTGGTTTCAACACTTATTTTGTCTCAAGCATGAAGAAATCAG CATCTGTTTCTTCCAAGTCCACTATATACTCATCTCAAGGAAGTGAAGATAGTAATCTACAAGTTGGGCAAGGGAACTTGAAACTTCAGTATAATGCAGCTGGAGCATTATCTCTGTACTCCGATAGCAAGACTCTG ATTGAAGCAAATTTCGAGCAGAAATACAAGTATTACATAGGGCAGGATGGTAACGGAAGTGATCCTCAG GCTTCTGGAGCATACATATTTCGGCCTAATGGCACTGTTCCTATCAAGACTGACAGTCAG GTTCCTCTCACAGTTCTGCGTGGCCCCATAGTGGATGAAGTGCACCAGCAGATTAATTCATGGATATATCAG ATTACCAGAGTTTACAAGAGGAAGGACTATGTGGAAACCGAATTTATT GTTGGGCCTGTTCCAACAGATGATGGAAATGGAAAAGAAGTAGCAACTGAAATTGTCACAAACATGGTGACAAACAAAACATTTTACACTGATTCCAGTGGACGCGATTTCATCAAAAGG ATAAGAGATTATCGATCAGAGTGGAAGATTGAAGTGCACCAGCCCATTGCTGGAAACTATTATCCT GTTAATCTTGGCATTTATGTGGAAGATGGCAACAAAGAGTTGTCTGTACTGGTAGACAGGTCAGTTGGAGGTTCAAGTATAAAGGATGGACAAATAGAGCTAATGCTACACAG GAGGCTACTCCATGATGATGGGCGAGGCGTTGCAGAGGCACTAGATGAAACTGTCTGTCTCAATAATCAATGTGAAGGACTAATT ATCGAAGGAAAGTACTATCTCAAAATTGATCCACAAGGAGAAGGAGCTAGGTGGCGTCGGACATTTGGCCAGGAAATATACTCACCTCTCCTTCTTGCTTTCTCAGAGCAG GATGGAGGCAACTGGGCGAATTCACATATTCCGAAATTCTCTGCAATGGATCCAACCTACAGCTTGCCTGATAATGTTGCATTGCTTACCCTTCAG GAACTCGAAGATGGAAGTGTTCTTCTTCGGTTTGCTCATCTATACGAG GCTGGAGAGCACAAGGATCTTTCAGCTCTGGCGAGTGTCGACCTCAAGAGAGTATTCCCAGACAAGAAG ATTGGCAAGATCATCGAGACAAGCCTATCTGCAAACCAAGAACGTGCAGCCATGGAGAAGAAGCGCCTGAAATGGAAGGTGCAAGGGCCTGAAGCTGACGAGAAGGTGGTCCGCGGAGGGCCCGTGGATCCTGCAAAACTTGTTGTCGAGCTGGGGCCAATGGAGATCCGCACGTTCATTGTCAGCTTCGAGCGCAGCATCAGTGGCAAGCAGTTGCTCTGA
- the LOC112902294 gene encoding uncharacterized protein LOC112902294, translated as METIPILNVCELADVQASTGAGPMNAHVLLIPHLREATDVHAALRKAVEEHRWKVKNPGQVAAAREMDLALGRMAGALAAIRSGGGDPSSAVDDLEKHTKDFANQGFFGTERTLGAVARPALEVVRCARAALADRLYDLVADRLYDLVDAAAGKVQRARELQVCLDPEQIPLKVKSIKDIAELAPSSDEDALPQPEEEAWCVGPVVILTGLEHMNEATDIYLALLRNKDIKGWRVLGVQNVRQINELDSYLQCIWGNMKRLHRSEVLLDDVTRGSYSCWISRAKPVDTSSVRALAGMAVRVLELVRDDSVVFCTGNELADFVL; from the exons ATGGAGACGATCCCCATCCTCAACGTCTGCGAGCTGGCCGACGTCCAGGCGTCCACCGGCGCCGGACCGATGAACGCGCACGTCCTGCTCATCCCGCACCTGCGCGAGGCGACGGACGTCCACGCGGCGCTCAGGAAGGCGGTGGAGGAGCACCGGTGGAAGGTGAAGAACCCagggcaggtggcggcggcccGCGAAATGGACCTCGCCCTGGGCAGGATGGCGGGAGCGCTCGCCGCCAtccgcagcggcggcggtgaccccagctccgccgtcgacgacCTCGAGAAGCACACGAAGGATTTCGCTAACCAGGGGTTCTTCGGCACGGAGCGCACCCTCGGAGCCGTCGCGCGCCCAGCGCTCGAGGTGGTCCgatgcgcgcgggcggcgctcgccgaCCGCCTCTacgacctcgtcgccgaccgcCTGTACGACCTCGTCGATGCTGCCGCTGGCAAGGTGCAGCGGGCGAGGGAGCTCCAGGTCTGCCTTGATCCTGAACAGATTCCTCTGAAAGTGAAGTCCATCAAGGACATCGCGGAGCTCGCACCCTCCTCAGACGAGGACGCCTTGCCACAGCCGGAGGAGGAGGCTTGGTGCGTGGGACCAGTGGTCATCCTCACCGGCCTGGAGCACATGAACGAGGCAACTGATATTTACTTGGCCCTTCTGCGCAACAAGGATATCAAGGGATGGCGTGTTCTCGGAGTCCAAAATGTCAGGCAGATTAACGAGTTAGACAGTTACCTGCAGTGCATTTGGGGGAACATGAAGAGGCTTCACCGTTCTGAGGTCCTGCTGGATGATGTGACTAGGG GTTCATACTCTTGTTGGATCAGCCGGGCCAAGCCTGTTGACACATCCAGTGTGCGTGCACTTGCCGGGATGGCTGTTAGGGTCCTCGAGCTGGTTCGTGATGACTCCGTTGTTTTCTGCACAGGCAATGAGTTGGCTGATTTTGTTCTTTGA
- the LOC112902976 gene encoding uncharacterized protein LOC112902976 isoform X1, with protein sequence MSSTFLLLKYLDISLVDVQLYRVDYFCLVSFLEASPALEIFVLRVGPTCLILPCLTQAGRQCCLLNICLFSQDQFLMRPDTCSKPSLYAASYCDFDRISFACFFMFEGVLLISSGFFYEVYGNSSLDVDLLQVGTGNLLRRDSVLKDLDKDQLHLWQMPECLHNNLKNVMMTGFSSAKSLIELTSHIVRNALALACMTLDTARGCCRRTAKTGKCQRMSREGLEEAQKALEAVKRCIEGIVPSSNNLKALEPCSQCGC encoded by the exons ATGTCTAGCACGTTCCTCCTCCTCAAGTATTTGGACATTTCTCTTGTGGATGTACAACTCTATCGCGTGGATTACTTCTGTTTGGTTTCTTTCCTGGAAGCCTCTCCTGCCTTGGAGATTTTCGTGCTGCGT GTGGGTCCTACCTGTCTAATTCTGCCTTGTTTAACACAAGCTGGCAGGCAGTGTTGTTTATTAAACATCTGTCTGTTCAGTCAAGATCAATTTTTGATGCGACCAGATACTTGCAGTAAACCTTCCCTCTATGCAGCAAGTTATTGCGACTTTGACCGGATAAGTTTTGCCTGTTTTTTCATGTTTGAGGGAGTATTACTGATAAGTTCTGGATTTTTTTATGAAGTCTATGGTAACAGTAGTCTTGATGTTGACCTGTTGCAGGTAGGAACCGGTAATTTGCTGAGACGTGATTCAGTTCTTAAAGATCTTGACAAAGATCAGTTGCATTTGTGGCAGATGCCAGAATGCTTGCATAACAATCTGAAGAATGTGATGATGACTGGATTTAGCTCTGCAAAGAGCCTAATTGAATTAACAAGCCACATTGTTCGCAATGCATTAGCACTTGCGTGCATGACACTGGACACTGCCCGTGGTTGTTGCAGGAGGACTGCAAAGACTGGCAAGTGCCAGCGTATGAGCAGGGAAGGGCTGGAGGAGGCGCAGAAAGCTCTTGAGGCTGTGAAGAGATGCATCGAGGGGATTGTGCCCTCATCTAACAATCTGAAGGCATTGGAACCATGCAGCCAGTGTGGGTGCTAA
- the LOC112902976 gene encoding uncharacterized protein LOC112902976 isoform X2 produces MSSTFLLLKYLDISLVDVQLYRVDYFCLVSFLEASPALEIFVLRVGTGNLLRRDSVLKDLDKDQLHLWQMPECLHNNLKNVMMTGFSSAKSLIELTSHIVRNALALACMTLDTARGCCRRTAKTGKCQRMSREGLEEAQKALEAVKRCIEGIVPSSNNLKALEPCSQCGC; encoded by the exons ATGTCTAGCACGTTCCTCCTCCTCAAGTATTTGGACATTTCTCTTGTGGATGTACAACTCTATCGCGTGGATTACTTCTGTTTGGTTTCTTTCCTGGAAGCCTCTCCTGCCTTGGAGATTTTCGTGCTGCGT GTAGGAACCGGTAATTTGCTGAGACGTGATTCAGTTCTTAAAGATCTTGACAAAGATCAGTTGCATTTGTGGCAGATGCCAGAATGCTTGCATAACAATCTGAAGAATGTGATGATGACTGGATTTAGCTCTGCAAAGAGCCTAATTGAATTAACAAGCCACATTGTTCGCAATGCATTAGCACTTGCGTGCATGACACTGGACACTGCCCGTGGTTGTTGCAGGAGGACTGCAAAGACTGGCAAGTGCCAGCGTATGAGCAGGGAAGGGCTGGAGGAGGCGCAGAAAGCTCTTGAGGCTGTGAAGAGATGCATCGAGGGGATTGTGCCCTCATCTAACAATCTGAAGGCATTGGAACCATGCAGCCAGTGTGGGTGCTAA
- the LOC112902773 gene encoding N-alpha-acetyltransferase MAK3 codes for MSAAATSRGAPSPSPASGPGGGDGEISYVSYGGEQHLPLVMSLVDAELSEPYSIFTYRYFVYLWPQLTFLAFDAKEGKCVGTVVCKMGEHRGTFRGYIAMLVVLKPYRGRGIATELVTRSIRVMMESGCEEVTLEAEVTNKGALALYGRLGFIRAKRLYRYYLNGVDAFRLKLLFPRPDPGLPPMMIGDERVDQQIDSPYL; via the exons ATGTCGGCGGCGGCCACCTCGCGCGGCGCCCCCTCGCCCTCTCCCGCCTCCGGCcccggcggcggggacggggagATATCCTACGTGAGCTACGGCGGGGAGCAGCACCTGCCGCTGGTGATGTCGCTGGTGGACGCGGAGCTCAGCGAGCCCTACTCCATCTTCACCTACCGCTACTTCGTCTACCTCTGGCCGCAGCTCACCTTCCTC GCGTTCGATGCCAAGGAGGGCAAGTGCGTGGGCACGGTGGTGTGCAAGATGGGGGAGCACCGGGGCACCTTCAGGGGCTACATCGCCATGCTCGTCGTCCTCAAGCCCTACAGAGGAAGGGGAATAG CAACTGAACTGGTTACTCGATCTATTCGGGTAATGATGGAATCTGGCTGTGAGGAG GTGACACTTGAAGCAGAAGTTACAAATAAGGGTGCCCTCGCTCTGTATGGACGCCTGGGGTTCATCCGAGCAAAGAGGCTGTATAGATACTATCTTAATGGTGTGGATGCTTTTCGCCTGAAACTATTGTTTCCACGCCCTGATCCTGGCTTGCCTCCGATGATGATTGGTGACGAAAGGGTTGACCAGCAGATAGATTCCCCCTACTTGTGA